The Streptomyces sp. NBC_00576 genome contains the following window.
CGTACACGCCCCGCTGCGCCAGCACCCGCGTCGGCGCCGTGCAGATCTGGCCGCTGTAGAACGAGAACGTCGTGCCGATGCCCGCGACCGCCGAGCGGATGTCCGCGTCGTCGAAGACGAGGGCCGCGCCCTTCCCGCCCAGCTCCATCAACTGGCGTTTCATGCCACGGCCGCACACCTCGGCGATCCGCTGTCCGACCGCCGTCGAGCCGGTGAAGCTGACCATGTCGACGTCCCCGGCGCCCACGACCGCCTCGCCTACCCCGACGCCCAGCCCGCTGACCACGTTGACGGTCCCCGGCGGCGCGCCCGCCGCCTCCAGCGCCTCCGCCATCCTGTACACCGACAGCGGGTCCTGCGGAGCGGGCTTCACGACCACCGTGTTGCCCATCGCCAGCGCGGGCGCGATCTTGCCGGCCGGGTTGGCCCACGGGTTGTTGTACGAGGTGATGCAGGCGACCACGCCGACCGGCTGGCGTATCGCCAGTGCGCCCATCACCGCGGCCTTCCCGAACGGGCCCCCCTCGTTGACCTGCGGCGGGATCGCCCACTCGGCCGGCTCCACCTTCGCGTACCGGCGGAAACGGGCCGCACCCACGCCCACCTGCATTCCGCGCGCCGTCCCCGTCGTGGCGCCGGTCTCCGCCTGGGCGAGCGCGGCGTACGGCACCAGGCGGCTCTGGATGATGTCCGCGGCGCGGGCCAGGACGGCGGCCCGTTCCTCCGGTGACGTGCGCGACCACGGTCCGAAGGCCTCGCGGGCCGCCGCGGCGGCGGCGTGCGCCTGATCCCGCGAGGCCTCCGGCGCCCACCCGACGACTTCCTCCGTCGCCGGGTCGATCACCTCGTAGTGCCCGTCGGCCGGTTCCACCCACGAACCGCCGACGAACAGCCGCTGTCCGTCGCTCACTTGGTGCTCACCGTCGCCGTGTCCCGGCCCGAGCGGAGCACCCTGCCCGGTACCGCACCCGTCACCGTGTCATCACGGATCGTCTCAACCCCGTTGACCCACACGGCTGTTACGCCGATCGCCTTCGAGTCGAGACGCGGGCTGTCACCCGGCAGGTCGTGCACCAGGGTGGCCTTGTCGGCGGCGATCCGCTCCGGGTCGAAGAGGACCAGATCCGCATGGAAGCCCTCCTGGATGCGTCCCCTCTCCCGGAGGCCGAACAGCCGCGCCGGGTCGTCGGTCAGCATCTGCACCGCCCGCTCCAGCGGCACCAGTTTCCGCCCGCGCAGACAGTCGCCGAGGAAACGGGTCGTGTACGGGGCCCCGCACATCCGGTCCAGGTGCGCGCCGGCGTCGGAGCCACCGAGGAGCACGTCCTCGTGCCGCCAGGTCTCGGCGCGCAGCGCCCAGGACGCCGGGTCGTTGTCGGTGGGCATGGGCCACAGGACCGTACGCAGTTCGTCGGCCACGCAGATCTCGACGAGGCAGCTGAAGGGGTCCTGGCCGCGTTCGGCGGCGATGTCCTCGACCACCCTTCCGGTCAGGCCCTCGTTCGCCTCGCTGTAGGTGTCCCCGATGACATACCGGCCGAAGTCCGTCAGCCGCCGGAAGACGCCCGCCTCCTCGCTCTGCCCCCGGCGGACCAGCTCCGCCCGCACCTCGGGGTCGCCGAGCCGGGTGATCCGCTCCGGGACCGGGAGCCCCAGCACCGGTCCCCAGCCGGGGATCAGGTTCAGCGCGCAGAAGGTGCCGAGGGACATGTTCATCGGGGTGAGGATGGGCATGGTGAGGGCCACGACCCGGCCACCCGCCTTGCGGGCGCGCTCACTTGCCTCAAGCTGGCGGGGTACGCGGGCCGGCACAGACGCGTCGATCGTGAGCACGTTCCAGTTCAGCGGGCGCCCGGCCACCGCGCTCATCTCGACGAACAGATCGATCTCGGCGTCACTGAACTGGTCGAGGCAGCCGGCGACGATCGCCTCGATCTGGGTGCCCTCGTGCTCGCCGACCGCCTGGGAGAGGGCGAGGAGTTCGGCGGGCAGCGCGTGCCGGGACGCCACCGGCTTGCCGTCCCCGTCGGAGTGCGAGGACGACTGGGTGGTGGAGAATCCCCAGGCTCCGGCGTCCATCGCCTCGTGGAACAGCCGCAGCATGTCGGCGAGTTGAGCCGCGGTCGGCTGACCGCCCACCGCGTCCGACCCCATGACGTACCGGCGCAGCGCGCAATGCCCCACCATGAAACCGGCGTTGACCGCGATCCGCCCCTCCAGCGCGTCCAGGTACTCCCCGAAGCTGCTCCAACTCCAGGGCGCCCCCTCTTCCAGCGCCACCAAGGACATCCCCTCGACCTTGGACATCATCCGCCGCGTGTAGTCGGCGTCGTCGGGCCGGTCCGGGTTCAACGGGGCAAGCGTGAAACCGCAGTTACCGGCGGCGACCGTCGTGACCCCGTGATTGAGGGAGGGGGTCGCATACGGATCCCAGAAGAGCTGGGCGTCGTAATGCGTGTGCGGATCGACGAACCCGGGCGCGAGGACCAGCCCGGCGGCTTCCTCCGTCGTCCGCGCCTCCTCGGTGACACGGGACCCGATGACCGCGATACGCCCATCCCGTATCCCCACATCAGCGACGTAGGCAGGGCGACCGGTCCCGTCGACGACGGTAACCCCTCTGACCAGATGATCAAGCAAGACGGCACCTCACTCCTACCTAAGGGGCGCGGGGAACTGCGCGAACAACCCCCACGCACCCGCACCCGCACCCGCACCCGCACCCGCCAACGAGACCCTCAAGCCACCCCTCGGAACCGCGAAGTCCGATGCACAGGATCCGTGTCAATCTTCGGAATCACGTGCTCCCCCACCAACCGGATCGTCTGAAGCGTGTCCTCCTTCGAGATCCCGATAGGCATCCCGAAGCTCAACTGATCCGCGCCCGCCTGCTCCCACCGCTTGCACTGCGTCAGCACCTCGTCCGGATCGCCGCAGATCAACAGCTCCTCGGCGATGAGCAGTTCGATGATCTCCTCGTTGAACTCGGGCAACGTCTCCGGCCACACAGGGAACCCCTCGGGACGAGGGAACGTGTCGTGGTACCGGAAGAGCAGCGACTGCAGATAGTGCAGCCCGCCGCCCGCGGCGATCCGTACCGCCTCGGCGTGCGTCGGCGCACAGATCGCCGTCGAGGTCACCATCACGTTGTCGTTGACGTAGTCCCCGACCGGCTCGGCGTCCACGATCGCCGTCTTGTACTGCTCCAGCACCCACTCCATGTCGGAGACCTTCTGGACGCTGAAGCCGAGCACTCCGAGCCCCTTGCGGGCGGCCATGGCGTACGAGGGCGGCGAGCCGGCGGCGTACCACATCGCGGGGTGCGAGGGCCCGTACGGCTTGGGCAGGATCTTGCGCGGCGGCAGCGACCAGTGTTTGCCCTGGAAGCCGGCGTACTCGTCCTGCATCCACATCTTCGGGAACTCGGCGATCGTCTCCTCCCACAGCTCCTTCGTGTGGTTCATGTCGGTGATGCCGGACATGAAGCCGAGGATCTCGTGCGAGCCGGCACCTCGGCCGGAACCGAACTCGAAGCGGTTGCCGGTGAGATGGTCGAGCATGGCGACCTTCTCGGCCACCTTCACCGGGTGGTTGACCGGGGCGAGCGGGTTGAAGATGCCGGAGCCGAGGTGGATGCGCTCGGTGGCGTGGGCGAGGTAGCCGAGGTAGACGTCACTGGCCGAGATGTGCGAGTACTCCTCCAGGAAGTGGTGCTCGGACACCCAGGCGTACTTGAAGTTCGACTTGTCCGCCTGAATGACGTACTCGGTCTCCTCCATCAGCGCCTTGTGCTCCGCGAGCGGATCGGTCTCGGCCCGCTTGCCCACGTATCCCTGTACAAAGAGCCCGAATTCCAAGGAGGTTCACCGTCCCCAGTAACCGTTCCTGACGTTTCTGACGTTCTCCGTCGTTTCTGACGCAGCGTCAGATTTGTTGAGTCGACTGTTCCACCGGCCCCTGTGACCGTCAATAGCTGACGGTCAGTCAGGTACTGCTGTCGCATCGGTCAGACGACGGCGACACCCGCGAGCCAGCCCCCGTCGATGACGAACGGCTGCCCGGTGATGTACGAGGAGTCCTCCGAGGTGAGGAACAGCGCGAGGCGCGCCACCTCGTCCGGCCGCCCGATCCGCCCCAGCGGCACGAGCTTGCGGTACAGCTTGTCCAGGCCCCGCGCGGCACCCTCGGCGTCCGCGCCCGGGTCCAGTACGGCCGGGTTGGACATCGCGGTGTCGATCGCGCCCGGGCACACGGCGTTGACCCGGATCTTCCGGCGCGCCAGTTCCAGCGCGGCGACCCGGGTGAGCCCGACGATGGCGTGCTTGCTCGCCGCGTACGCCCCGACCGCCGCCATCCCGGTCACCCCGGTGTACGAGGCGGTGTTGACGATCGTCCCGCCACCCGCGTCGGCGATGTGCGGCGCGACCGTCTTGATCCCGAGGAAGCAGCCGACCTGGTTGACCTGCACGACCTGCATGAACTCGTCGAGGGGCGTGTCGATGAGGGCGTTGAAGCGGAGGATGCCGGCGTTGTTGACCAGCCCGTCGATCCGGCCGTACGCCTTCTCCGCGGCGGCGACGGCCGCCTGCCACCCCGCCTCCTCGCGCACGTCGAGATGGACGTACAGCGCACCCAACTCCTTGGCGAGGGCCTCTCCCTGGTCGTCGAGCACATCCGCCACGACCACCCGCGCGCCTTCCGTCACGAAGAGCCGGGCCTCCTGCTCCCCCTGGCCGCGTGCCGCGCCGGTGACGATGATGACCCGTCCGTCGAGCTTGCCCATGCGGAACCCCTTCGCAGCGTTCACATCGTTCGGATCGGTGGAGGTCAGCATCGTATCGCCGTACCTGACGATGCGTCAGACCTGAGGGGAGTGTGTGCGAGAGCACACCCCAAGTAACCGAGGAGTAGGGATATTTGACCCTGTCGCGGACCCATGGATGACGCCAATAATCCTCCACGAACAGGCAAAGCGATCACCAAGGAATCCCAGGGACGGAGCGACATGGCCAAGAGGCGTCTGAAGAACAAGAAGGTCCGACTCGTGGCGGTCGGATCGGCGCTCGCCACCGGCGGCGCGATCATCGCCCTCCTTCCGTCGGCCAACGCGGCCGAGGAGGCGAAGACTCCCGACCAGATCATCAGGATGTGCGAACGGTCCTCGGTGCTCAACGGAAAACAGCAGTCCGTACGGGATTTCGGGGGCGCCTTCGCGGACGGTTTTGAAGCCTCCAACTGTGACTACGTCGAGACGAATTTCCAGTCGTTCGACGGCCCCACGGAGAAGGCCTCCATCGACTTCCCGAACTGCGAACCGAACGCCACCGAACCGGCGAAGGTGTCGATCACCTGGAAGGCCACCGTGGGCCAGGGCTCGGGCAAGTACACCGCGACCCAACAGGGCGCCGGCGGCGGGCTCTTCGGCTTTTTGAGCGGGGCCTGGCTCAAGCACAAGGGAACCACCGACATGACCGTCAAGTCGGTGACCGCCGGCGACACGGAGAATCGGGAGGTTCCGGTCGGCAAGGTCCTGCACATGGAGTTCACGCCGAAAATGCAGCGTATGACCGGCGAATGGAGGGTGAGGCAGGACGCATTCCCCGGCAGCTTCGCCGTGAACCCCTCCCCGGAGAAGAACTTCGTCGCGTCGGAACTCGTCGAGGGACCCGCCATCCTGCCCGGCGCCGCCGGAGCCGCAGGCATCGCGGACGGGGCGGTCAAGCCGGTCCTGACCGACTGCTGACGACGCTCTCCCATGTCCCGCGTTTCCCCCCACTCCCCCTCACTCCCCACCCCCACGCCTCGCCTCACCTGGCCGAATGCCCTCAACTCCCCCCTTTCCCCGCAAGGAGACGCACCATGACCCGCACCAGCCGCAAGGGACATCACCGGAGCAAGAAGAAGCGCATCGTCATCGCCATGGCCCCGGTGGTGGCCATCGCGGTGGCCGTTCCGCTGATGAACCAGGCGGGTGCCGCCACCCCCTCCGAGGTGACGAAGGACTGCGCGCAGAACAACCCGAAGCTGGAGAACTGCGAATTTGTCGACGTCCAGTTCAAGAGGGACAACCTCGGGCCCAACAAGCGCGTATCCACAATTACCGACAACTGCGGTTCCACGAGTGCCCTCTCGAAGGCCTTCAGCGTGTCGGCGTCGGTGACGAGGTCCGTCACGCTCGAAGACGGGTTCACCGCTTCCGCCGATTCGAAGCTGGGAAACTCGTTCTTCGAGATCGGCGCCAAGTTCAACACGACGGAACTCAACCTCAAGCGTGACGACACCGGTACCGGATTCGACTTCTCCCGGACCGACACCGTGAAACCCAACCACATCGGGTTCTTCATGTGGTCGGAGAAGCGAACCGACGTGAGCGGATTCCTCAAGGCCACGTACAAGGAAGCGCAGGACGGCCAGACAGTCTTCTTCTCGCCGAGCGAGGGCGCCACGACCGTGCACGTCTTCTATCCGCAGCTCCTGAAGAACGGTACGCCTGACGGCCGTCTCTGGCTGCGCAACGTCGAGTGCGGAACTCCCCAGGCCAACGGACTCCAGAACTCGGAGAACAGCGTCAGGGCGGAGCCCGGATTCGAAGAGGGCGGCGCCAACGTCACGGACGTGGAAATCCCGGTGACGGAGATTCCGGCGCCGTAGCGGCATCCGGACCGGAATTCAGCGAGCAGGGCGGCGCCGGCTGTTCTCAGGTGCGAACAGCCGGGGTCGCCCCCAGCCATCTCAGCACCGCGTCCGTACTCCCCCTGGCGTCCAGCTTGGCGTAGATGTTGCTGAGGTTGTTGCGGACCGTCTTCTCGCTCAGCCTTAACCGCAGCCCGATCTCCTGGGCGCCCAGGCCGGTCGACAGCAGCTCCATGATCTGCCGCTCGCGCGGCGAGAGCAGACTCCGCAGCCGTTCCATCGCCGCCCCGGCGACGGACGCACTGCCTCTCCCCTCCCCGGACTCCCGCTGGACCCTGTCCCGGAGCGCGGCGCAGGCGATCGGCGAGAGGTAGGTGTGCCCGACCGTGGCCGCCATGACCGCCGAGGCCAGCATGCAGGTGCAGTAGTCGCCCTCGACCAGATATCCGGCCCCGCCCCGGAACACCTCCACCACGGTCTCCATGTCCCGCCGGGGGCTGACGACGATCACCGGAACGCTCACGGCCCCCATGGCCCTCAGCAGCACCGCGAACTCGGTCGCAGGCTCCTCGCATCGCAGGACGACGACATCCACGGCGCCCTCCTCGCTCAGCTCACGGTAGGGCGGGGCCACGCGCAACACCCGCCCCACGTGCGGGTCGTCGGGGTCCGGCCACCCCTCGTGCGGCCACTCGCCCTCGGCACAGGCCAGGGCGACGGACAGCCTGGGCAGGGACACGGGCGGGGACGCCGGTGAGGATGCGGACGTGGGTGAGGAGTGGGCGACGAGCCGGGAGGTGCGCACCGTGCATGTCCTTCCGCCGGAACCATGACGTCCGTACGTTCATACGTACGCGCCCCGGCGTGGACATGTTCAAAGATTCAAGAGGAACCGGTCAGGCTGTCAGACAGGTTCCCCTCCGACCCGCCCTCCAACAGCGGGCCCACCTCTTCCCCGAACGCCCCTATCTGGTCGGTGAGTTCGGTGAGACTCCGGCTCCGGAACCGCACCTGGATCTGGTCGACGCCCATCGCGCCGTACGCCCGCAGCGACTCGGCGAGGGCCTCCGGTGCCCCGCTGATCGTCCGCCGCCCGACCTCCCACCCCGGCTCACCGACGTACAGCGGTTCGGTGATGGCCCCGATGGTGAACGGCCCCTGGATCGCGGCCTCTTCGCGCAGCCTACGGATCCGGGCGATCTGGTCCGGGAGCCGGTCGCGCGGGTCACCCTGCGGCAGCCAGCCGTCACCCTTGAGTGCGGCCCGGCGTACGGCGGCCGGGGACGACCCACCGACCCAGAGGGGTACGCGTTCCTGGGCAGGCCGTGGACGCTGGCCGAGCCCCTCGAAGTCGTACAACTTGCCGTGGTGCTCCGGGAATTCGTCCGGCCCGAGTGCCGCGCGCAACGCGTCGATCGTCTCGTCGAGTACGGCGCCCCGGCGCTCGAAGTCGACCCCCAGCGCCTCGAACTCCTCCTGTACGTGGCCTGCCCCGACCCCGAGGATCAGGCGGCCGCCGGAGAGGTGGTCGAGGGTGGCGTACTGCTTGGCGGTGAGGAGGGGGTGGCGGAGGCCCACGACGGCCACATGACTGAGGAGTTGGACGTGTTCGGTGACGGCGGCGAGGTGGGCGAGGGTGGCTACGGGGTCGTACCAGACGGTGCTCATCGCGGGAGCGAGGCGGCGCGGGATGGCGACGTGGTCGCAGGCCGCGAGGTAGGCGAAGCCGGCGCGGTCGGCGGTGCGGGCGATGTGGAGGAGGTCGGTGGGGGTGGCTGAGGTTTCCCAGGGTTCGGTGTAGAGGGTGGACTGGGACTGGATGGGGAGTTGCATGCCGTAGGTCATGGGCGCGTCCCTTTCCCTGCCGGATCTGACGGTCCGTCAATTCGGGCCGCGATGGCCATCGTCACGGCTGCCGCATCGCCGGGCAAGGGGTCGCCGAACTTCCTTCCCATCCAGTACCTGGGGGCTGCGCCCCCAGGCCCCCGTCGGCCCTGAACGGGCCTCTTCCTCAAACGCCGGACGGGCTGGGGGTGCGGGCCGGGGCTGGAGGGATGCTGGCTGGGCTGCAGGAGCGGTGGGGCGGGTGGGTGGGAAGCCATGGACGCGCCGAACCGTCCGGACCACTGGAGATGCCGCCCGGCACCGAGAAGTTCAAGGGGCGCCGGGCAATCGTGCCGAGACGGGTGGGCTGGTGGGAAACACGACCTGGGCTGCACCGGCGGCCACCTCACCCCCCGGTCAACAGAAACCGCACATACCTGCCGGCGCCGAGCGCACCCCGGGTTTCCTGGCGGGCGGTCGCCAGGTCGGCCTCGACCCGTGTCCGTTCCGCCCCCGCACCGGCCAACTGCTTCTGCCGTTGGAGGAGTTCCGCCCGTTTGCGCTGCGTGTCCATCGCCCGCTGCTGGCGTTGCCCCATCAGGCGACCCCGTTCGTCGGTGATCCGTTGCTGCAACGCGGCCTTCCTCTGCTGGGCCTCGCCCTCCGCCTGCTTGATCTCCGTCTGGTGGGTCCCCCGGAGTGCGGCGATGTCCGCCTTGATCTGGGCCTTGGCCGCCGGCGGCACCGTCGTGGGTGCGGATGCCCTGGCCCGGCGCTCCAGACCCTGCCGCCAGTCGCTGAGGACGGCGGCCCGGGCCTCGCCGATGCCGGGCACCCGGATCCGCTGACCGCCGGGGCCGACCAGGAACACCACGGACGGGTTGTGGGAGAAGTCCACGCCGATGAAGTCCGCCGCGCTTCGGATGCCCGCGTCCTGGAGCGCCTGCACCATCTTGCTGCCCATGTTGTTGAGCGACAGCGCCCCCTGGATCGACGTGCTGCGCAGCTTGTCCTGGATGTGCGCCCTGATCGCGGGCTCCAGCGCCTTGTCGATCCGCCGCTGCTCATTCGCCGCCAGCCCCACCAGCTGCTGCTGGGCCTGGTCCGTACGACGGTTGAGGTCCATGGTGATACGGGCCTGGCCGTCACGCAGCTCGATCTGCAGTGCCTGGACGCGCTGGTCCGAGGCCGTGTTGTCCTTGGCGAGGGCGTCGTCGAGGACGCGGATCTCCTTCTCCAGGCGCTGATGGGCGCCCGCCGGGTCGGCCAGTTCACGGGAGCGCCGTTTCAGGTCGCGCACCCGTTTCCGCGCCGCCCGGTACTCGGGGCGCCGGCGTCGCGCGTACCCGACCAGGGCGGCGGAGGTGAGCAGGGCCAGGCCCTGTGCCGCGGGCAGGACGTCCACGGGCTGGGCCGCCGCGAGGACCAGCGCACCCGGGGCGGACGTACTGAGCAGCGCGCCGACGGCCGCGAGCAGGTCACCGGCGCTGCGCCCGCCGAACCCGGGGAGTCCGGCAGCGGCGGGCTGCCGCACCGGGGGCGGGGTGGACGCGGAGGTGGGGACCGGAGTTATGGCCACGCGCCCCGCCATCCAGGCCGGCACCCCGGACGCGGGTGCCCCGGACGGGGTCGGCGTCCAGGACGTGACCGTGGGACGGCCGCCGCCCAGGCCGCCTCCGGCCCCGTAGCCCCCCGTACCAGCCCCTGTTCCCGCACCCGATGCTGATGCCGATGCCGATGCCGTCCGTTGCGCCGGGAGCTTCACGGCGTCGGCGGTCAGGGGCGGCAGGGCGGACGCCGGCCTGCCGAGGAAGCCCTTGACCCGGCCGGCCACGTCCCGTACCCGCTCGTCCGGGTGGCTCAGCAGGACGGGCCAGGCCAGCGAGGTCGCCGGTTCCTTGAAGTCCGCCTCGGACAGGATCAGGAACTCACCATGTCTGTCGTGGAGTTGGGTCCAGAGACCGGGGTCCGTGGCGACGGCGAGCAGGGCCAGTTCGATGGTCCAGGCGGAGAAGCGGTCCATGGCGGGGCCGTAGTCGGCGGCCGTACGGGAGGGCGACTGGTAGTTGCGGTGGCCGTTCTCGGTCGCCTGCTCGCCGCGCAGGGCGGGGACGTACATGCCGTCGTAGTCGACGAGCCGGAAGGTTCCGTCGGCGGCCACGAGGAGGTTGCCGTGCTGGAGGTCGCCATGGGCGATGCCGTTCTGCTCCAGGTCTGCGGTCATGGCCAGGAAGCGGTCGGCGAGTGTGTGCAGGGCGGCCGGGTCGTGGAGGTTGCGTTCGATCCAGCTGATGAGTCCGGTGCCCTGGGCCCAGGTCATCTTGACCGCCGGGTACCACTCCCGCCCGACCAGAACTCCCTGTTCCAGGAAGTCGAACCCGACCGGCCATGGCTGCGACAGACCACCCGCGCCAGAGCCACCGATTCCACCAGGTCCACCAAGTCCGCCGAGTGCCGAGCTGATGGCGGAGTAGCGCTTGCCCAGCGTCGCGCTGTCCCGGGTGAAGCATTTCAGCGCGTACCGCTGACCGTCCTTTGACGTGATGTCGAAGACGCTGGCGAAGTTCCCGGAGATCGCCTTCGGGCCCCAGGCCGGGCTCTGCTGGATCCTGCCGTGCTTCAAGTCCGGGTCGCTGAAGCACAGTTCGGGGTGTTGCAACGCCTCCGCGTAGTTCGCGCCCGTCGGAAACCTCCGGACCGGTCCGGTACCGGGGTCGCGTCCGGGGTCGTGACCGGGACGACCGCCGCGGGACACCGCCATTTACGCCTCCCCTCTCGCCACCATCCGGAAGAACTCCGCACCGTCATACGGATATACGGATGAACGTCACACTTTCGCTCGAACGAGGGTCACATCGTCGTTGCGCATCCGGGCGCGCGCCCGCTGGTCGTCCACCCACTCGGCGAAGTCCTGCTGGCCGAACGCGGCGAAGGCCGGGAAAGCCACGGCCTGTTCAGCCTCGCCGGCTGCCTCCCGGGACAGCACCCAGGCCGCCAACGCATCGGTGGTGAGCAGTAGTTCGTCGCCGGGCAGCAGCTCGCCGTGCGCCACCCGCATCCGTTCCGCGACCAGCCGCGCATCGTGGTTCCGGCTGCCCAGCAGCTGAGGAGTGATCCCGAA
Protein-coding sequences here:
- a CDS encoding aldehyde dehydrogenase family protein; the protein is MSDGQRLFVGGSWVEPADGHYEVIDPATEEVVGWAPEASRDQAHAAAAAAREAFGPWSRTSPEERAAVLARAADIIQSRLVPYAALAQAETGATTGTARGMQVGVGAARFRRYAKVEPAEWAIPPQVNEGGPFGKAAVMGALAIRQPVGVVACITSYNNPWANPAGKIAPALAMGNTVVVKPAPQDPLSVYRMAEALEAAGAPPGTVNVVSGLGVGVGEAVVGAGDVDMVSFTGSTAVGQRIAEVCGRGMKRQLMELGGKGAALVFDDADIRSAVAGIGTTFSFYSGQICTAPTRVLAQRGVYGQLVEQLAAYAGHLKVGDPRAEGTVVGPVISGAHRNRVEAYVELGRKEGAVVVAGGERPPYDQGFYVAPTLLADCTNDMRVAREEIFGPVVTVIPFDDEEEGVALANDSEYGLIDYVWSGDVARAFRVARRLRAGGVGVNTVGRNMEAPFGGFKRSGVGRDVGSYALHAYGEVQAVVWAG
- a CDS encoding N-acyl-D-amino-acid deacylase family protein; its protein translation is MLDHLVRGVTVVDGTGRPAYVADVGIRDGRIAVIGSRVTEEARTTEEAAGLVLAPGFVDPHTHYDAQLFWDPYATPSLNHGVTTVAAGNCGFTLAPLNPDRPDDADYTRRMMSKVEGMSLVALEEGAPWSWSSFGEYLDALEGRIAVNAGFMVGHCALRRYVMGSDAVGGQPTAAQLADMLRLFHEAMDAGAWGFSTTQSSSHSDGDGKPVASRHALPAELLALSQAVGEHEGTQIEAIVAGCLDQFSDAEIDLFVEMSAVAGRPLNWNVLTIDASVPARVPRQLEASERARKAGGRVVALTMPILTPMNMSLGTFCALNLIPGWGPVLGLPVPERITRLGDPEVRAELVRRGQSEEAGVFRRLTDFGRYVIGDTYSEANEGLTGRVVEDIAAERGQDPFSCLVEICVADELRTVLWPMPTDNDPASWALRAETWRHEDVLLGGSDAGAHLDRMCGAPYTTRFLGDCLRGRKLVPLERAVQMLTDDPARLFGLRERGRIQEGFHADLVLFDPERIAADKATLVHDLPGDSPRLDSKAIGVTAVWVNGVETIRDDTVTGAVPGRVLRSGRDTATVSTK
- a CDS encoding LLM class flavin-dependent oxidoreductase, with amino-acid sequence MEFGLFVQGYVGKRAETDPLAEHKALMEETEYVIQADKSNFKYAWVSEHHFLEEYSHISASDVYLGYLAHATERIHLGSGIFNPLAPVNHPVKVAEKVAMLDHLTGNRFEFGSGRGAGSHEILGFMSGITDMNHTKELWEETIAEFPKMWMQDEYAGFQGKHWSLPPRKILPKPYGPSHPAMWYAAGSPPSYAMAARKGLGVLGFSVQKVSDMEWVLEQYKTAIVDAEPVGDYVNDNVMVTSTAICAPTHAEAVRIAAGGGLHYLQSLLFRYHDTFPRPEGFPVWPETLPEFNEEIIELLIAEELLICGDPDEVLTQCKRWEQAGADQLSFGMPIGISKEDTLQTIRLVGEHVIPKIDTDPVHRTSRFRGVA
- a CDS encoding SDR family NAD(P)-dependent oxidoreductase, with translation MGKLDGRVIIVTGAARGQGEQEARLFVTEGARVVVADVLDDQGEALAKELGALYVHLDVREEAGWQAAVAAAEKAYGRIDGLVNNAGILRFNALIDTPLDEFMQVVQVNQVGCFLGIKTVAPHIADAGGGTIVNTASYTGVTGMAAVGAYAASKHAIVGLTRVAALELARRKIRVNAVCPGAIDTAMSNPAVLDPGADAEGAARGLDKLYRKLVPLGRIGRPDEVARLALFLTSEDSSYITGQPFVIDGGWLAGVAVV
- a CDS encoding response regulator transcription factor, which produces MRTSRLVAHSSPTSASSPASPPVSLPRLSVALACAEGEWPHEGWPDPDDPHVGRVLRVAPPYRELSEEGAVDVVVLRCEEPATEFAVLLRAMGAVSVPVIVVSPRRDMETVVEVFRGGAGYLVEGDYCTCMLASAVMAATVGHTYLSPIACAALRDRVQRESGEGRGSASVAGAAMERLRSLLSPRERQIMELLSTGLGAQEIGLRLRLSEKTVRNNLSNIYAKLDARGSTDAVLRWLGATPAVRT
- a CDS encoding LLM class F420-dependent oxidoreductase; the encoded protein is MTYGMQLPIQSQSTLYTEPWETSATPTDLLHIARTADRAGFAYLAACDHVAIPRRLAPAMSTVWYDPVATLAHLAAVTEHVQLLSHVAVVGLRHPLLTAKQYATLDHLSGGRLILGVGAGHVQEEFEALGVDFERRGAVLDETIDALRAALGPDEFPEHHGKLYDFEGLGQRPRPAQERVPLWVGGSSPAAVRRAALKGDGWLPQGDPRDRLPDQIARIRRLREEAAIQGPFTIGAITEPLYVGEPGWEVGRRTISGAPEALAESLRAYGAMGVDQIQVRFRSRSLTELTDQIGAFGEEVGPLLEGGSEGNLSDSLTGSS